In a genomic window of Shouchella clausii:
- a CDS encoding DUF2905 domain-containing protein: MGKTLMVIGAVLLIVGFLWQVVGRFLPIGKLPGDFLFKSGQTTVYFPIMTCIIISIVLSLLFSLFRR, encoded by the coding sequence ATGGGTAAAACATTAATGGTGATTGGCGCCGTGTTGCTCATTGTCGGTTTTCTATGGCAAGTGGTGGGCCGCTTTTTGCCAATCGGGAAATTGCCAGGGGATTTTTTGTTTAAAAGCGGGCAAACGACCGTTTATTTTCCGATCATGACTTGCATTATTATTAGCATTGTTCTTTCCCTGCTTTTCTCGCTCTTCCGCCGTTAG
- the ruvB gene encoding Holliday junction branch migration DNA helicase RuvB codes for MEERIVSAEATELEEQSEQGLRPKRLADYIGQETVKHNLAVFMEAAKMREEALDHVLLYGPPGLGKTTLAAIIAAEMGGELRTTSGPAIERSGDLAAILTALEPGDVLFIDEIHRLNRTVEEVLYPAMEDFCLDIVIGKGPTARSVRLDLPPFTLVGATTRAGMLSSPLRDRFGVMARLEYYKPEELAQIVERSATVFQATLEPSAALELARRSRGTPRIANRLLRRVRDFAQVGGEAAISLERACSALEQLHVDPLGLDHIDDKLLKGMIEKFNGGPVGLETIAATIGEEAATIEEVYEPYLLQIGFIQRTPRGRIATPACYAHYGVEKRNG; via the coding sequence ATGGAAGAACGAATTGTTTCCGCTGAAGCAACGGAGTTGGAAGAACAGAGCGAGCAAGGGTTACGGCCAAAAAGATTGGCCGATTATATCGGGCAAGAAACGGTTAAGCACAACCTTGCTGTGTTTATGGAGGCTGCAAAAATGCGCGAAGAAGCGCTTGACCATGTCCTACTTTACGGACCGCCAGGCCTTGGGAAAACGACGCTAGCGGCGATCATTGCGGCAGAAATGGGCGGCGAGTTGCGGACTACTTCTGGCCCGGCAATTGAGCGGTCTGGCGATTTGGCAGCGATTTTAACCGCCCTTGAGCCAGGAGACGTCTTGTTTATTGATGAGATCCACCGCTTGAACCGTACAGTTGAAGAAGTGCTCTATCCGGCCATGGAAGATTTTTGTCTAGATATCGTCATTGGCAAAGGCCCAACTGCTAGATCGGTTCGATTAGATTTGCCGCCGTTTACGTTAGTGGGCGCGACAACGCGTGCAGGAATGCTCTCATCCCCATTACGCGACCGTTTTGGCGTAATGGCAAGGCTTGAGTATTACAAACCTGAAGAACTGGCTCAAATTGTGGAACGTTCCGCCACCGTTTTCCAAGCGACGCTCGAGCCGTCCGCAGCGCTTGAATTGGCGCGGCGGTCCAGAGGGACTCCACGGATTGCAAACCGCCTGCTCCGTCGCGTTCGCGATTTTGCCCAAGTAGGAGGGGAGGCGGCTATTTCGTTGGAAAGGGCATGCTCAGCCCTTGAACAGCTCCATGTCGATCCGTTAGGGCTAGACCATATTGACGATAAATTGTTAAAAGGCATGATTGAAAAATTTAATGGAGGCCCAGTTGGATTAGAAACGATTGCGGCGACAATTGGCGAAGAAGCAGCAACGATTGAGGAAGTATATGAGCCCTATTTGCTGCAAATTGGCTTTATCCAGCGGACGCCTCGGGGGCGGATAGCGACGCCAGCTTGTTATGCTCATTATGGAGTGGAAAAGCGAAATGGGTAA
- the ruvA gene encoding Holliday junction branch migration protein RuvA: MIDYIKGNLVAVEPAYLVVETNGIGFQIYCANPYRFISDLNREVVIPTHHYVREDSQRLFGFTTRTERLLFEKLLNVSGIGPKGALAILASGEPEDIIHAIEQEDEALLVRFPGVGKKTARQIILDLKGKLDEMAPMLESAAGADKQQKNPQLEDALEALRALGYVEKELKKVEKQLKAETLETDEYIRRALALMLKRP, from the coding sequence GTGATTGATTATATTAAAGGGAATTTGGTTGCAGTTGAACCTGCTTATCTCGTGGTCGAGACCAACGGGATTGGGTTCCAAATTTACTGTGCAAACCCTTACCGTTTTATAAGCGATTTAAATCGGGAGGTAGTGATCCCGACACACCACTATGTTCGCGAAGACAGCCAACGCCTATTTGGCTTTACAACAAGGACAGAACGCTTGTTGTTTGAAAAGCTTTTGAATGTCTCTGGCATTGGCCCAAAAGGAGCGCTCGCCATTCTTGCTTCGGGAGAACCAGAAGATATTATCCATGCAATTGAACAAGAAGATGAGGCACTGCTTGTCCGTTTCCCTGGAGTCGGCAAAAAAACAGCAAGACAAATCATTCTTGACTTAAAAGGGAAGCTTGATGAGATGGCACCAATGCTAGAATCTGCTGCTGGCGCTGACAAACAGCAAAAAAATCCACAGCTTGAGGATGCTTTAGAAGCGTTGCGTGCTTTGGGCTATGTCGAAAAAGAGCTGAAAAAAGTTGAAAAACAGTTAAAAGCGGAAACGCTGGAAACAGATGAATATATTAGGCGTGCGCTTGCGCTTATGTTAAAACGTCCTTAA
- a CDS encoding intercompartmental signaling factor BofC translates to MLKQVVHKHWLPFSLGAASFALLLGTFVILSEDESYDSPQVANPPNATEVLLETVFADGNIRTERVYETIWAIDDFWAEYEEWQLVDQSNHFVHFRKTILDLSPEVKEDGYLGIDADRGIVLYTGQREAGQIVTRYSEIEAVKLSDSDVAALEQGIRIESLDHLQNLLAQWQ, encoded by the coding sequence ATGTTAAAACAAGTTGTCCACAAACATTGGCTTCCGTTTTCTCTCGGAGCTGCCTCATTCGCTTTGCTGCTGGGAACATTTGTCATTCTTAGCGAAGACGAATCCTATGATTCTCCCCAAGTAGCAAATCCGCCTAATGCAACGGAAGTATTACTTGAAACGGTTTTCGCTGATGGAAATATACGAACAGAACGTGTTTACGAAACCATTTGGGCGATTGACGACTTTTGGGCTGAATACGAAGAATGGCAGCTTGTTGACCAAAGCAACCACTTTGTCCACTTTCGGAAAACGATTCTTGACCTTTCACCCGAAGTCAAAGAGGATGGCTATTTAGGCATAGATGCCGATAGGGGGATCGTGCTTTACACAGGGCAACGAGAAGCTGGACAGATTGTCACACGTTATAGCGAAATTGAAGCAGTGAAGCTAAGCGATTCGGATGTTGCGGCGCTTGAACAAGGCATCCGGATTGAAAGCCTTGATCATTTGCAAAATCTGTTAGCACAATGGCAATAA
- a CDS encoding YhcN/YlaJ family sporulation lipoprotein — protein sequence MKKTALSFICASVLLTGLAGCGTQDNDRAGMQPNTYRNQEANMNGDNNFNNRNYPYYGPNAYNTNDKTFFDDNRFSNKNQRMNRTNQYNNQYNQGRNGYVRGITGNNRPGMVDENGFLNRRADYGNRGMNFQRATTNQDGNRGMNGQRSTNQDGNMRQGMETEEVRYHRNYDGDRAEQIREEVEKIDGVREARVIVNRDDVVVGYEQDEKADDVKQRVENRVRKLAGEGKNVVVSTDNDIFTNMQRMDDRLRSGAAFDDVQDTFTDMMRDLGNAARRPFQNK from the coding sequence TTGAAAAAAACAGCTTTATCGTTTATTTGCGCGAGCGTGCTTCTTACAGGGCTTGCAGGCTGCGGAACACAAGACAACGACCGCGCCGGAATGCAGCCAAACACGTACCGCAATCAAGAAGCCAATATGAATGGGGACAACAACTTCAACAACCGCAACTATCCGTATTATGGGCCGAATGCGTACAACACGAATGATAAAACATTCTTTGACGACAATCGCTTTTCAAATAAAAACCAACGCATGAACCGGACTAATCAGTATAATAACCAGTATAATCAAGGACGCAATGGCTACGTTCGTGGTATAACTGGGAACAACCGTCCAGGAATGGTTGATGAAAATGGTTTTCTTAACCGAAGAGCAGACTACGGCAACCGCGGCATGAATTTCCAACGGGCTACGACGAACCAAGATGGAAACCGCGGCATGAATGGACAGCGTTCTACGAACCAAGACGGAAATATGCGGCAGGGGATGGAAACAGAAGAAGTTCGTTACCATCGCAATTATGACGGCGACCGGGCAGAACAAATCCGCGAAGAAGTTGAAAAAATTGACGGTGTTCGGGAAGCGCGCGTTATTGTCAATCGCGACGACGTTGTTGTAGGCTATGAGCAAGACGAAAAAGCAGACGATGTGAAACAGCGTGTCGAAAACCGTGTCCGCAAATTGGCCGGCGAAGGCAAAAATGTTGTTGTGAGTACAGACAACGACATTTTTACGAATATGCAACGAATGGACGACAGGCTACGCTCAGGCGCTGCTTTTGATGATGTCCAAGACACGTTTACAGACATGATGCGCGATTTAGGCAATGCAGCAAGACGTCCGTTCCAAAATAAGTAA
- the safA gene encoding SafA/ExsA family spore coat assembly protein, whose translation MRIHIVQKGDTLWKLAQKYEVDYEHLKEANPNLTNPEMLMPGMKVKVPAGSVAVRKEQKKTTPKAKEVDKKPQKAKEQSVKPPKKPELKESEKTQAANVAPAPPYYAQTQQGVAKPPEYPPLPPKPPCTPCQENAYQGFAPQANMYQQSYAPNQQLYSQQMNQPQSFEPQANQPQSYQPQANQPQSYQPQSYQPQANQPQSYQPQSYQPQANQSQLYQSQSYQPQANQPQLYQSQSYQPQANQPQPYQPQTYQPQANQPQAYGENAQLQAQLHGSKQQETAGKQQPLQQDKKDNEIGEWNGVQPQAHAGSSKSGSYGQQSPWGSNAPFIQQGGGPNQQSYPTQENQNKGFQGQQKTNFTPWPQQENKGLKQEQAYAHQVEMNWGQNNGPQPFSQQMDINWGQYRYSPYQGEIGDATPIQSYPGWQPAALPQMPVANIYSPPQIPFVAPGPLNQQAGPYRQPPTGQLDDQTYQQPHYMNQAPTFLTGPYAAQPQQWAHPQSPYSQEQEYEPEEQVNAYEEEDQQD comes from the coding sequence GTGAGAATCCATATTGTCCAAAAGGGAGATACTTTATGGAAATTAGCGCAGAAGTATGAAGTCGATTACGAACATTTAAAAGAAGCAAACCCGAATTTAACAAACCCTGAAATGCTGATGCCGGGCATGAAAGTAAAAGTGCCTGCTGGATCAGTTGCTGTCCGGAAAGAACAGAAAAAGACGACGCCAAAAGCAAAAGAAGTAGATAAGAAGCCACAAAAAGCAAAAGAACAATCCGTTAAACCACCTAAAAAGCCGGAGCTGAAGGAATCAGAGAAAACGCAAGCGGCGAATGTCGCGCCAGCACCGCCATATTATGCCCAAACCCAACAAGGCGTAGCAAAACCGCCAGAATATCCGCCGCTTCCGCCAAAGCCGCCTTGTACACCTTGCCAAGAAAATGCATACCAAGGGTTTGCGCCACAAGCAAATATGTACCAACAGTCTTACGCACCAAACCAACAACTTTACAGCCAGCAAATGAATCAACCGCAGTCATTCGAGCCACAAGCAAATCAACCACAGTCATACCAGCCACAAGCAAATCAACCGCAGTCCTATCAGCCACAGTCATACCAGCCACAAGCAAATCAACCGCAGTCCTATCAGCCACAGTCATACCAGCCACAAGCAAACCAATCGCAGTTATATCAGTCACAGTCATACCAGCCACAAGCAAACCAACCGCAGTTATATCAGTCACAGTCATACCAGCCACAAGCAAACCAACCGCAGCCGTACCAGCCACAGACATATCAGCCACAAGCAAACCAACCACAAGCGTATGGAGAAAATGCACAGCTCCAAGCTCAGTTGCATGGGTCTAAGCAGCAAGAAACTGCGGGCAAACAACAGCCGTTGCAACAGGATAAAAAGGACAACGAGATTGGCGAATGGAATGGGGTACAGCCACAAGCACATGCGGGAAGCTCAAAAAGCGGCTCTTATGGTCAGCAGTCTCCTTGGGGAAGCAACGCCCCGTTTATTCAGCAAGGCGGGGGACCGAATCAACAAAGCTATCCAACTCAAGAAAATCAAAACAAAGGTTTTCAAGGGCAACAAAAAACAAACTTTACCCCTTGGCCACAGCAGGAAAATAAAGGCTTGAAGCAAGAACAAGCGTATGCCCACCAAGTAGAAATGAACTGGGGACAAAACAACGGGCCGCAACCATTTTCTCAGCAAATGGACATTAATTGGGGACAGTACCGCTACTCTCCTTATCAAGGAGAAATTGGCGATGCTACGCCAATCCAGAGCTACCCAGGGTGGCAGCCGGCCGCTTTGCCGCAAATGCCAGTAGCAAACATCTATTCGCCACCGCAAATACCTTTTGTTGCCCCAGGACCGTTAAACCAACAGGCAGGGCCTTATAGGCAGCCGCCTACCGGCCAGCTAGATGACCAAACATACCAGCAGCCCCATTACATGAACCAAGCTCCAACCTTTTTAACGGGGCCTTATGCAGCCCAGCCACAGCAATGGGCACATCCACAAAGCCCGTATTCGCAAGAGCAGGAATACGAGCCGGAGGAACAAGTAAACGCATACGAAGAAGAAGACCAACAAGATTAA
- the nadA gene encoding quinolinate synthase NadA, with product MEVMQPARLPHHYREMSSAEKEARIREAKAFFGNDLLIPGHHYQREDVIQFADFNGDSLQLAQLCGQTSSANIVFCGVHFMAETADMLTSREQHVILPDLAAGCSMADMASIAQTERAWEALTERFGNTILPLTYVNSTAEIKAFCGRHGGACVTSSNAKNMVKWAFSQKPRLLFLPDQHLGRNTAFALGIPLEKMAVWNPLTHELELLPGANIEEIIVILWKGHCSVHEKFTVEQIKKVRARSPHTQVIVHPECTHEVVQAADKAGSTHYIIETLKQAEPGTSWAIGTEMNLVNRLAKQHPDKQVFSLHSTMCLCLTMNRIDLDHLAWSLDLLREGKRQFEITVSEDVAEEARTALARMLATV from the coding sequence ATGGAAGTAATGCAACCAGCGAGATTGCCCCATCACTATCGGGAAATGTCAAGTGCTGAAAAAGAAGCACGCATTCGCGAAGCAAAAGCATTTTTTGGCAATGACCTACTCATTCCAGGCCATCATTACCAGCGAGAGGACGTCATCCAATTTGCTGACTTCAATGGCGATTCATTGCAACTTGCGCAACTGTGCGGCCAAACGTCATCCGCCAATATCGTTTTTTGCGGTGTTCATTTTATGGCGGAGACAGCAGACATGTTAACGAGCCGAGAGCAGCATGTGATCCTGCCTGATCTTGCTGCTGGCTGTTCGATGGCCGATATGGCTTCGATCGCCCAAACGGAGCGCGCTTGGGAAGCGCTGACGGAACGATTCGGAAACACGATTTTGCCGCTGACATATGTTAACAGCACCGCTGAAATTAAAGCGTTTTGCGGTCGCCATGGCGGTGCTTGCGTAACATCATCAAACGCTAAAAACATGGTGAAGTGGGCGTTTTCTCAAAAGCCAAGGTTATTGTTTTTGCCTGACCAACACCTGGGGAGAAACACAGCTTTTGCACTTGGCATTCCTTTAGAAAAAATGGCGGTCTGGAATCCTCTTACACATGAACTCGAGCTCCTCCCCGGTGCGAACATAGAAGAAATCATCGTCATTTTATGGAAAGGACACTGCTCTGTTCATGAAAAATTTACAGTTGAGCAAATTAAAAAAGTGCGCGCCCGTTCTCCGCATACACAAGTTATTGTTCATCCAGAGTGCACCCACGAAGTGGTGCAAGCTGCAGATAAAGCCGGAAGCACACACTACATTATTGAAACATTAAAGCAAGCGGAGCCGGGAACATCCTGGGCAATTGGGACGGAAATGAACTTGGTCAATCGGTTAGCGAAACAGCATCCGGATAAGCAAGTGTTTTCTCTTCACTCAACTATGTGCCTTTGCTTAACAATGAACCGCATTGATTTGGATCACCTTGCTTGGTCACTGGATTTGCTGCGAGAAGGCAAGCGTCAATTTGAAATTACAGTCTCCGAAGATGTCGCTGAGGAAGCAAGAACGGCTTTGGCGCGGATGCTGGCGACAGTTTAA
- the nadC gene encoding carboxylating nicotinate-nucleotide diphosphorylase encodes MNPLKLDQQLRGFLAEDIGYGDRTAEALFTVERAEAVIVAKGEGIFAGAQVVNQLYALLDSDIEVELFVRDGEQVKRGQQLARFTGPVKSLLSGERVLLNLLQRMSGIATLTAKAVEELGDPSIRICDTRKTAPGLRMFDKFAVRIGGGANHRFGLDDAVMLKENHIAACTSIAAAIEKARAYAGPMAKIEVETTTLDEVKEAVAAQADVIMFDNATPEAIKTYLAYVPAGIKTEASGGITMANLRQFANTGVDFLSLGFLTHSVVALDLSMLIKKGEGQWK; translated from the coding sequence ATGAACCCGCTCAAGCTTGATCAGCAGTTAAGGGGATTTTTGGCAGAAGACATTGGTTATGGAGACCGTACAGCTGAAGCGCTGTTCACTGTTGAAAGAGCAGAGGCCGTTATAGTTGCCAAAGGGGAAGGCATTTTTGCAGGGGCACAAGTGGTCAACCAGCTATACGCTTTGCTCGATTCTGACATTGAAGTCGAACTGTTTGTTCGCGATGGAGAGCAAGTGAAACGAGGGCAGCAATTGGCTCGCTTTACAGGGCCGGTCAAATCGCTATTATCGGGCGAACGGGTATTGCTCAATTTATTGCAGCGAATGTCCGGCATTGCCACACTAACAGCAAAAGCAGTGGAAGAATTAGGCGATCCAAGCATTCGTATTTGCGATACCCGAAAAACAGCGCCAGGGCTTAGAATGTTTGACAAATTTGCAGTTAGAATAGGAGGGGGAGCCAACCACCGTTTTGGCCTTGACGATGCCGTCATGTTAAAAGAAAACCATATTGCCGCTTGCACGTCGATTGCTGCTGCAATCGAAAAAGCCCGCGCTTATGCTGGGCCGATGGCAAAAATTGAAGTAGAGACGACGACTTTAGACGAAGTCAAAGAAGCAGTTGCAGCGCAAGCGGACGTCATCATGTTTGATAACGCTACCCCAGAGGCGATTAAAACCTACTTGGCCTATGTCCCAGCTGGAATAAAGACGGAAGCCTCAGGAGGGATAACGATGGCCAATTTGCGGCAATTTGCCAATACTGGCGTTGATTTTCTGTCACTCGGATTTTTGACACATTCAGTTGTTGCACTCGATTTGAGCATGCTTATAAAAAAGGGGGAAGGACAATGGAAGTAA